The Polynucleobacter sp. TSB-Sco08W16 genome includes a region encoding these proteins:
- the panC gene encoding pantoate--beta-alanine ligase yields MKIISDIQELRDHLRGQNRASFVPTMGNLHEGHLSLMRLARQHGDPVVASIFVNRLQFGPNEDFDSYPRTMQADIEKLEKEGVYILFAPTERDLYPQPQEYRVDPPQQLGDILEGEFRPGFFKGVCTVVLKLFSCVQPKVAVFGKKDYQQLMIIRRMAKQFSLPVEIIPGETIRADDGLALSSRNGYLSTEERAEAPELQKILQEVRNRVLQLSDRNVQALSEIEKEAVTKLTGRGWNPDYIAIRQQGDLAPATNENLQAGEPLVILTAAKLGKTRLIDNLEI; encoded by the coding sequence ATGAAAATTATTAGCGACATTCAGGAGTTGCGCGACCATTTGCGCGGACAAAACCGTGCCTCGTTTGTACCAACCATGGGCAACCTGCACGAAGGTCACCTATCACTAATGCGCTTAGCTAGACAGCATGGCGATCCAGTGGTGGCCAGCATCTTTGTAAACCGCTTACAGTTTGGCCCGAACGAGGATTTCGACAGCTACCCTCGCACAATGCAAGCAGATATCGAGAAGCTGGAAAAAGAAGGGGTGTACATCCTCTTTGCGCCAACTGAGCGAGACCTTTATCCACAGCCTCAAGAGTATCGGGTTGACCCACCGCAGCAGTTAGGCGATATTCTCGAGGGCGAGTTCCGCCCCGGCTTCTTTAAAGGCGTTTGTACAGTGGTCTTAAAGCTGTTTTCCTGTGTGCAACCCAAAGTAGCCGTCTTTGGTAAAAAAGATTATCAACAGTTGATGATTATTCGCAGAATGGCTAAGCAGTTTTCTCTACCGGTAGAAATTATTCCTGGTGAAACTATTCGTGCAGATGATGGTCTCGCCCTCTCTTCACGCAACGGCTACCTTTCGACAGAAGAACGTGCAGAAGCACCGGAATTACAAAAGATCTTACAAGAAGTTCGTAACCGTGTTTTACAGTTAAGCGATCGCAATGTACAGGCTTTATCTGAAATTGAAAAAGAAGCAGTTACTAAGCTCACTGGACGCGGCTGGAACCCAGATTACATCGCGATTCGCCAGCAAGGTGATCTAGCACCCGCCACTAATGAAAATCTGCAAGCGGGTGAGCCCCTAGTTATTCTGACGGCAGCCAAGCTTGGTAAAACCCGCTTGATCGACAACCTAGAGATTTAA
- a CDS encoding ScpA family protein has protein sequence MTEPSTQPISDLLDSTPSVTDGMSEAFAKLYGEPLFKLPTDLYIPPDALEVFLEAFEGPLDLLLYLIRKQNFNVLDIPMAQVTQQYLSYIDQIRHHNLELAAEYLLMAAMLIEIKSRMLLPMKKADSEEEVEDPRAELVRRLLEYERMKLAAQELDQIPQQGRDFQVAHGFVDTTVAITWPEVNLEDLQMAWRDVLHRAKLTQHHTITREELSVRDFMTRILRRLQNTKFVEFSELFEDAIKSGKGVPVVIVNFIAMLELSREALVEITQAEPYAPIYVRLAYTPVA, from the coding sequence ATGACTGAGCCAAGCACTCAGCCGATATCCGATTTACTTGATAGCACTCCATCGGTAACCGATGGAATGTCGGAAGCATTCGCCAAGCTTTATGGCGAACCGCTTTTTAAGCTTCCTACTGACCTCTATATTCCACCCGATGCGCTAGAGGTTTTTCTAGAAGCATTTGAAGGGCCCCTGGATCTTTTGCTCTACCTGATTCGTAAGCAAAACTTCAACGTGCTAGATATTCCGATGGCACAGGTTACTCAACAGTACCTGAGCTATATCGACCAAATTCGTCATCACAACCTTGAACTTGCTGCTGAGTATTTATTGATGGCCGCAATGTTGATTGAAATTAAATCTCGCATGCTCTTGCCAATGAAGAAGGCAGATAGCGAAGAGGAAGTAGAAGACCCTCGCGCAGAATTAGTTCGTCGCCTATTGGAATACGAGCGCATGAAACTTGCCGCGCAAGAGCTCGATCAAATTCCACAACAAGGTCGCGACTTCCAAGTGGCCCATGGTTTTGTGGATACCACCGTTGCAATTACTTGGCCAGAAGTCAACCTAGAAGATCTGCAAATGGCATGGCGTGACGTACTTCACCGCGCAAAACTGACTCAGCACCACACCATTACTCGTGAAGAACTCTCTGTCCGTGACTTCATGACTCGCATCTTGCGTCGCCTACAAAATACAAAATTTGTAGAGTTTAGTGAGCTGTTTGAAGATGCCATTAAGTCCGGCAAAGGTGTTCCGGTCGTGATTGTCAACTTTATCGCAATGCTAGAACTCTCTCGTGAGGCTTTAGTAGAGATTACTCAGGCTGAGCCTTATGCACCAATTTACGTGCGCCTCGCCTACACCCCTGTTGCATGA
- a CDS encoding DUF3460 family protein codes for MARYQSEFTQFLNELKTEKPNLEAEQQAGRALLWDKEPLSVEDQRRAKAAQLKQRAYVYSND; via the coding sequence ATGGCTAGATATCAATCTGAATTCACCCAGTTCTTAAATGAACTTAAAACCGAGAAACCCAACCTCGAGGCAGAGCAGCAGGCTGGCCGCGCCCTCCTTTGGGATAAAGAGCCACTGAGCGTTGAAGATCAGCGTCGTGCAAAAGCTGCTCAATTAAAACAACGCGCTTACGTTTATTCGAATGACTGA
- a CDS encoding formate dehydrogenase accessory sulfurtransferase FdhD, which produces MAAKPSIQMSHASVPLVHEVEIMDEAGRSKLVHVPGERPLTIYLDKREVVTLMTLGSAPEALVLGYLRNQRLVESPDDIESIQVDWETDSAAVKTRRSTVDIDALTSKRVVTTGCGQGTMFGGLMEEMSEIRLPDGPKLSQEAIVALVDAIRTHDTIYKKSGSVHACAVFERDGEHGVRLLHFIEDVGRHNAVDSISGLMWLAEKPGKDLIFFTTGRLTSEMVIKGAQMGIPFLLTRSGVTLMGLELARKTNLTILSRCSGKHFEIYNAPERVVFTQNKQ; this is translated from the coding sequence ATGGCTGCAAAACCCAGTATTCAAATGTCACACGCCTCCGTGCCTTTGGTCCATGAGGTGGAGATAATGGATGAGGCCGGACGGAGCAAGCTGGTGCATGTCCCTGGAGAGCGGCCGTTAACGATTTATCTGGACAAGCGCGAGGTGGTGACCTTAATGACCCTGGGAAGCGCCCCTGAGGCCCTGGTCTTGGGGTATCTACGGAATCAGCGCCTAGTGGAGTCGCCTGATGACATTGAGAGTATTCAGGTTGATTGGGAAACCGATTCTGCTGCGGTAAAAACTCGCCGCAGTACTGTAGATATTGATGCTTTGACCAGCAAGCGCGTAGTAACAACTGGTTGTGGTCAAGGAACCATGTTTGGCGGCCTGATGGAGGAGATGTCTGAGATTAGACTGCCCGATGGACCAAAACTGTCCCAAGAGGCCATTGTGGCTTTGGTGGATGCTATCCGGACTCATGACACGATCTACAAAAAGTCTGGCTCAGTTCATGCCTGCGCCGTATTTGAGCGCGATGGGGAGCACGGAGTTCGCCTCCTTCACTTTATTGAGGATGTAGGTCGCCATAACGCGGTTGACTCCATTTCTGGTCTGATGTGGCTAGCTGAAAAACCGGGTAAGGATTTAATTTTCTTTACTACTGGCCGCCTCACCTCAGAAATGGTGATCAAGGGTGCTCAAATGGGTATTCCTTTCTTGTTGACTCGGTCGGGGGTCACCTTAATGGGCTTGGAGCTGGCTCGCAAGACTAACCTCACCATCCTGTCCCGCTGCTCCGGTAAACACTTCGAGATCTATAACGCACCTGAGCGGGTGGTATTTACCCAAAACAAGCAATAA
- the dcd gene encoding dCTP deaminase, which translates to MTIKSDHWIRRMGEQGMISPFEPGQVRQDAAGNKIVSYGTSSYGYDIRCADEFKIFTNINSTIVDPKNFDEQSFVDFKGDVCIIPPNSFALARTVEYFKIPRSVLTVCVGKSTYARCGIIVNVTPFEPEWEGYVTLEFSNTTPLPAKIYAGEGCAQVLFFESDEVCGTSYKDRGGKYQGQRGVTLPKT; encoded by the coding sequence ATGACTATTAAATCTGACCACTGGATCCGCCGCATGGGCGAGCAAGGCATGATCAGCCCATTTGAACCTGGGCAAGTTCGCCAAGACGCCGCCGGCAATAAAATTGTGAGTTATGGCACATCAAGCTATGGCTATGACATTCGTTGTGCAGACGAATTCAAGATCTTCACGAACATCAACAGCACGATTGTTGACCCTAAGAACTTTGATGAACAATCGTTTGTCGATTTCAAGGGTGATGTCTGCATCATTCCACCAAATTCATTTGCCTTGGCAAGAACAGTGGAGTATTTCAAGATTCCTCGTAGTGTATTGACTGTTTGCGTTGGTAAGAGTACCTACGCACGCTGCGGCATTATTGTGAACGTCACTCCATTCGAGCCAGAGTGGGAGGGCTATGTCACTCTAGAGTTTTCTAACACCACACCATTACCAGCAAAAATTTATGCTGGCGAAGGTTGCGCGCAAGTACTCTTCTTTGAGAGTGATGAGGTATGTGGCACATCCTATAAAGACCGCGGTGGCAAGTATCAAGGTCAGCGGGGCGTGACCCTGCCTAAGACCTAA
- a CDS encoding ion channel: MEKFHLGHRPERINLDEYRATLTRSAVARPENNFYHWLLGTSWTKFLLLVICVYLGTNLLFALAYLACGPDAITNTKPGSLIDVFYFSVQTMATIGYGQMTPVGHWPNSIVTFEAFFGIVYSALTTGLAFARFTRPTAGVRFSKVAVVGNHDGIKTLKFRVANDRSSHIVEAQLRLWLIAESMTTEGERYRRSVELPLHRSESPVFSLTWTAMHSIDESSPLSEYLGNTALSGHWHLLITFTGYHESLANQVYARHVYLPRDVQQNATFVDIVTVSSDGSRIIDLANFEKWVPNTSDKLAGEYL, encoded by the coding sequence GTGGAAAAATTTCACCTTGGTCACCGCCCCGAGCGGATTAACCTAGATGAATATCGTGCCACGCTGACCCGCTCAGCGGTTGCGCGCCCCGAGAATAATTTCTACCATTGGCTCTTGGGCACGAGTTGGACTAAGTTTCTACTCTTAGTTATCTGTGTGTATCTCGGTACAAACCTTTTATTTGCTCTGGCTTATCTGGCCTGCGGTCCTGACGCTATCACCAACACAAAGCCTGGTTCTCTAATTGATGTTTTCTACTTTAGTGTTCAAACTATGGCAACCATTGGTTATGGACAGATGACGCCAGTAGGACATTGGCCTAATTCAATTGTGACCTTTGAAGCTTTCTTTGGGATTGTGTATTCAGCATTAACTACGGGTTTAGCGTTTGCACGCTTTACACGACCAACGGCTGGAGTGAGGTTTTCAAAGGTGGCCGTGGTTGGTAATCATGACGGTATAAAAACGCTGAAGTTTAGAGTGGCCAATGACCGGAGCTCTCATATCGTTGAGGCACAGTTACGCCTCTGGTTGATTGCAGAGAGCATGACTACCGAGGGAGAGCGCTATCGTCGTTCTGTAGAGCTGCCGCTTCATCGCTCCGAGAGCCCAGTCTTCTCCTTAACTTGGACGGCGATGCATAGTATTGACGAATCCAGCCCTCTATCTGAGTATCTAGGCAATACCGCCTTGAGTGGTCACTGGCATTTGCTGATTACCTTTACTGGTTATCACGAGAGCTTAGCCAACCAAGTCTATGCCCGCCATGTTTACTTACCTAGAGATGTGCAGCAAAATGCGACTTTTGTCGATATAGTCACGGTTTCGTCAGATGGCAGTCGGATAATCGACCTAGCCAACTTTGAGAAGTGGGTTCCGAATACGTCGGATAAATTAGCAGGGGAGTATTTATGA
- a CDS encoding arginine/lysine/ornithine decarboxylase: MKFRFPIIIIDEDFRSENISGSGIRDLAEAIENEGMEVIGLTSYGDLTSFAQQASRASSFIVSIDDEEFVSDSEDHDLPALNNLRAFITEVRKRNEDIPIFLYGETRTSRHMPNDILRELHGFIHMNEDTPEFVARHIIREAKVYLDSLAPPFFRALTNYASEGSYSWHCPGHSGGVAFLKSPVGRMFHQFFGENMLRADVCNAVEELGQLLDHTGPVLQSERNAARIFNADHLFFVTNGTSTSNKIVWHSTVAPGDVVLVDRNCHKSVIHSITMMGAIPIFLMPTRNHLGIIGPIPKEEFEWKNIQKKIDANPFIKNKNVVPRVMTLTQSTYDGIVYNVEMIKEMLDGKVDSLHFDEAWLPHAAFHPFYKDMHAIGSDRKRTKKSLMFATQSTHKLLAGLSQASQVLVQDAEDTKLDRDCFNEAYLMHTSTSPQYAIIASCDVSAAMMESPGGTTLVEESIAEAMDFRRAMREVDDKFGADWWFKVWGPDHLAEEGIGERSDWVLEPNASWHDFGKLAKDFNMLDPIKATVVTPGLDIEGNFGSMGIPASIVTKYLAEHGVIVEKCGLYSFFIMFTIGITKGRWNTLVTELQQFKDHFDKNAPLWKVLPEFVAKHPRYERVGLKDICQQIHEFYKSRDVARMTTEMYTSDMEPAMMPSEAWAKMAHKEVDRVPLDQLDGRVTAMLVTPYPPGIPLLIPGERFNKRIVDYLYFARDFNAKFPGFETDIHGLVKADVDGRSEYYVDCVRQERDITL; this comes from the coding sequence ATGAAATTTCGTTTCCCAATCATCATCATTGATGAGGACTTCCGTTCCGAAAATATTTCGGGTTCTGGTATTCGCGACCTCGCCGAGGCGATCGAGAACGAGGGCATGGAGGTCATTGGCCTCACTAGTTACGGCGATTTAACTTCGTTCGCACAACAAGCATCTCGTGCCTCTTCATTCATAGTCTCAATTGATGATGAAGAGTTCGTATCTGATTCTGAAGATCACGATCTGCCTGCCTTAAATAATTTGCGTGCATTTATTACTGAAGTGCGCAAGCGTAATGAAGATATTCCAATCTTCTTATATGGCGAGACTCGTACCTCACGCCATATGCCTAATGACATTCTCCGTGAGTTGCATGGCTTCATTCATATGAATGAAGATACGCCAGAGTTTGTGGCGCGTCACATTATTCGCGAAGCAAAGGTCTATTTGGATTCACTTGCGCCGCCATTCTTCCGTGCGCTGACCAATTACGCCTCTGAAGGTTCTTATTCATGGCATTGTCCTGGGCACTCAGGCGGCGTTGCTTTCTTAAAGAGTCCTGTAGGCCGAATGTTTCACCAGTTCTTTGGCGAGAACATGTTGCGTGCTGACGTTTGTAATGCGGTGGAAGAGTTAGGGCAACTTCTGGACCATACAGGACCTGTATTGCAGAGCGAGCGTAATGCAGCTCGCATCTTTAATGCTGACCACTTGTTTTTCGTAACTAATGGCACTTCTACATCGAACAAGATTGTTTGGCACTCGACCGTAGCTCCTGGCGATGTAGTTCTGGTTGATCGCAATTGTCATAAGTCAGTCATTCATTCCATCACCATGATGGGCGCGATTCCAATCTTCTTAATGCCAACTCGAAATCACTTGGGCATTATTGGCCCAATACCTAAAGAAGAGTTTGAGTGGAAAAATATCCAGAAAAAGATTGATGCTAATCCTTTTATCAAGAACAAGAATGTCGTGCCACGTGTCATGACTCTGACCCAGAGTACTTATGACGGTATTGTGTACAACGTTGAAATGATTAAAGAGATGCTCGATGGCAAAGTAGATTCATTGCATTTTGATGAGGCTTGGTTACCGCATGCTGCTTTCCATCCGTTCTATAAAGATATGCATGCGATCGGATCGGATCGCAAGCGCACCAAGAAAAGTTTGATGTTTGCTACCCAATCTACCCATAAGTTATTGGCTGGATTGTCACAAGCTTCACAAGTGTTGGTTCAGGATGCAGAAGATACTAAGTTAGATCGAGATTGCTTTAACGAGGCCTATCTCATGCACACCTCAACAAGTCCACAGTACGCGATTATTGCCTCATGCGATGTCTCTGCGGCGATGATGGAGTCTCCTGGCGGCACAACCCTGGTGGAGGAATCCATTGCTGAAGCGATGGACTTCCGCCGTGCGATGCGCGAAGTGGATGATAAGTTTGGTGCCGACTGGTGGTTTAAGGTCTGGGGCCCAGATCATTTGGCGGAAGAGGGTATTGGAGAGCGCTCTGATTGGGTATTAGAGCCGAACGCAAGCTGGCATGATTTTGGTAAGCTTGCCAAAGACTTCAATATGCTCGATCCAATTAAGGCAACTGTGGTCACCCCTGGATTGGATATCGAAGGTAACTTTGGATCTATGGGTATTCCAGCGAGCATTGTTACCAAATATTTGGCTGAACATGGTGTGATCGTAGAGAAGTGCGGCTTGTACTCCTTCTTCATTATGTTCACCATTGGTATCACTAAAGGCCGCTGGAATACGCTCGTAACTGAATTGCAACAGTTCAAAGACCATTTCGATAAAAATGCTCCGCTATGGAAGGTCTTGCCTGAGTTTGTAGCTAAGCATCCACGGTATGAGCGCGTCGGCCTCAAAGATATCTGCCAGCAAATTCATGAGTTCTATAAGAGTCGTGATGTTGCGCGTATGACTACGGAGATGTACACCTCCGATATGGAGCCAGCCATGATGCCATCTGAAGCTTGGGCCAAGATGGCGCATAAAGAAGTGGATCGTGTTCCGCTTGATCAACTAGATGGCCGCGTTACAGCGATGTTAGTTACGCCATATCCGCCAGGTATTCCGCTCTTAATTCCGGGTGAGCGCTTTAACAAACGGATTGTTGATTACCTCTATTTTGCAAGAGACTTCAATGCCAAGTTCCCAGGCTTTGAGACTGATATTCATGGTCTCGTGAAGGCCGATGTCGATGGTCGCAGCGAGTATTACGTCGACTGTGTGAGACAGGAAAGAGACATCACCCTCTAA
- a CDS encoding TRAP transporter large permease subunit translates to MIPLEWMPPFMFGGLVIFMLIGFPVAFSLMAAGLFFSVIAMTEGFFGMPFLQAIPQRIFGSVLANDLLLAIPFFTFMGAILERCGLAEEMLDSMGQLFGRVRGGLGYSVIIVGFILGAITGTVAAQVIAMAMISLPVMMRYGYNMRYATGVLAASGTITQLVPPSLVLIVLADQLKTQSGSADVGSMYLGAWGPSLLQIGLFALYTFVLSRVRPDYLPPVPEGDLTLKGWALWKKCLMGIIPSAVLIFLVLGTIMTGIATPTESGAMGAMGALLLAWIRRASIPNLKGLIKEAYQNTMRITAMVVFILIGSTCFSVVFQGVDGGHWVEQLFSNLPGGWIGFLIVVNLFVFFLAFFLDFFEIAFIVVPMLAPVAVKLLSPVLLDSMNGNPQAAASAALVWFGVMLCVNMQTSFMHPPFGFALFYLRGVAPKEVKSSDIYWGALPWVGLQLVMVVVVMAFPALVTTLLDKPAAIVQSQDFNFTGEEGKSDSAGKADEDTPVTFQLDKSTK, encoded by the coding sequence ATGATTCCATTGGAATGGATGCCTCCTTTCATGTTCGGCGGCCTTGTCATCTTTATGTTGATTGGCTTTCCGGTAGCGTTTTCTCTGATGGCGGCAGGTCTATTCTTCTCCGTCATTGCGATGACCGAGGGCTTTTTTGGAATGCCCTTCTTACAGGCCATTCCTCAACGTATCTTTGGCAGCGTACTAGCTAATGATCTTTTATTAGCCATCCCCTTCTTCACTTTTATGGGGGCTATTCTTGAGCGCTGCGGTCTTGCGGAAGAGATGCTGGACTCCATGGGACAACTCTTTGGAAGAGTGCGCGGTGGTCTAGGCTACTCCGTCATCATCGTCGGCTTTATTCTGGGTGCCATTACCGGCACAGTAGCTGCTCAGGTAATCGCTATGGCGATGATCTCTTTACCTGTGATGATGCGCTACGGCTACAACATGCGCTACGCTACGGGCGTTTTAGCAGCTTCTGGAACCATTACACAACTTGTTCCGCCCTCTTTAGTTCTTATTGTTCTAGCGGATCAACTTAAAACCCAAAGTGGCAGTGCTGATGTGGGCAGCATGTACTTAGGGGCTTGGGGTCCATCGCTCTTGCAAATAGGTCTGTTTGCTCTTTATACGTTTGTTCTGTCACGCGTTCGGCCGGACTATTTACCGCCCGTTCCTGAGGGCGACCTCACTCTTAAGGGCTGGGCGCTCTGGAAAAAATGCCTCATGGGCATTATTCCGTCAGCCGTGCTGATCTTTTTAGTGCTCGGGACAATCATGACCGGTATCGCCACCCCGACAGAGTCTGGTGCAATGGGTGCGATGGGTGCTTTACTGCTTGCGTGGATTCGGAGGGCTAGCATTCCTAACCTGAAGGGGCTTATTAAAGAGGCCTATCAGAACACCATGCGCATCACTGCAATGGTAGTGTTCATTCTGATTGGATCTACCTGTTTCTCAGTAGTCTTTCAGGGTGTTGATGGCGGCCACTGGGTAGAGCAACTATTCTCTAACTTGCCAGGCGGCTGGATTGGATTTTTAATCGTCGTCAATCTCTTTGTCTTCTTCTTGGCATTCTTCTTAGACTTTTTTGAGATAGCCTTTATCGTAGTGCCTATGCTGGCACCCGTTGCCGTCAAGCTACTCTCACCCGTATTGCTCGATTCCATGAATGGCAATCCTCAAGCAGCAGCGAGTGCAGCACTGGTTTGGTTTGGCGTGATGTTGTGTGTGAATATGCAGACCTCATTTATGCATCCACCCTTTGGCTTTGCTCTCTTCTATTTAAGAGGCGTAGCACCCAAAGAAGTCAAAAGCAGCGATATCTACTGGGGCGCCCTGCCTTGGGTCGGCTTACAACTCGTGATGGTGGTAGTGGTCATGGCCTTCCCGGCTTTAGTCACGACCCTACTAGATAAGCCCGCTGCTATTGTTCAGAGTCAGGATTTCAACTTCACAGGCGAAGAAGGCAAGTCAGACTCGGCTGGCAAAGCAGATGAGGATACCCCGGTAACCTTTCAGCTTGATAAGTCCACTAAATAG
- a CDS encoding TRAP transporter small permease subunit has product MGFWSKLSRGIDHINQMLGNAASIMILLSCIVSAANALLRYGFDISNNWPLELQWYLFSASVMLGASYTLKRNEHVRVDLIYSHLSDRGRLWVDLFGLIFFLMPACLLFCWLSWTSLFYPSWLVGEGSMNSGGLARYPIKFVVPFGFFMLSLQGISEIIKRIGALKGEVTLPAEDLHYEKPMQ; this is encoded by the coding sequence ATGGGGTTTTGGTCCAAGCTCTCTAGGGGCATTGATCACATTAATCAGATGCTTGGTAATGCAGCCAGCATCATGATTTTGTTGTCTTGCATAGTTTCAGCAGCGAATGCCCTGCTTCGCTACGGTTTTGATATCAGCAATAACTGGCCACTAGAGCTACAGTGGTATCTCTTTAGTGCATCCGTCATGCTGGGTGCCTCCTATACTCTCAAACGCAACGAACACGTCCGCGTTGATCTGATTTACTCTCATCTGTCTGATCGCGGCAGGCTTTGGGTTGATCTATTTGGACTTATTTTCTTCTTGATGCCCGCCTGTTTATTGTTTTGCTGGCTATCGTGGACTTCATTGTTCTATCCATCCTGGCTAGTTGGAGAAGGCTCCATGAATTCTGGGGGACTGGCTCGTTACCCTATTAAATTTGTTGTGCCATTTGGATTCTTCATGCTTAGCTTGCAAGGTATCTCAGAAATCATCAAACGAATCGGCGCTCTCAAAGGTGAAGTCACCTTGCCGGCAGAAGACCTTCATTACGAAAAGCCGATGCAATGA
- the argH gene encoding argininosuccinate lyase: MSSSKNSLANKAQAWSARFTEPVDELVQRYTASIGFDQRFAMVDIAGSLAHAQMLANQKIISAQDLADIQKGMAQIKSEIEAGEFDWQLALEDVHLNIEARLTALVGDAGKRLHTGRSRNDQVATDLRLWLRGSVDEIAATLKMLRLALLDLAEKHAATIMPGHTHLQVAQPITFGHHLMAYYEMFSRDASRLADLRARFNRLPLGAAALAGTTYPIDREQVAKNLGFDGICNNSLDAVSDRDFAIEFCAFASILMMHISRLSEELVLWLSPRFGFIDLPDRFCTGSSIMPQKKNPDVPELARGKTGRVYGDLISLLTLMKSQPLAYNKDNQEDKEPLFDAVDTVQDTLRIFADMVPHIEVKADVMKAAAEEGFATATDLADYLVKKGLAFRDAHEAVAHAVKACVGRNCMLTDLSLSELRFACGLDNRPEMISDDVFALLTVDGSVQSRQHAGGTAPAQVLAAIKRGRADL; the protein is encoded by the coding sequence ATGAGCTCATCCAAAAATTCCTTAGCCAACAAAGCCCAAGCTTGGTCGGCCCGTTTTACCGAACCCGTTGACGAACTTGTTCAGCGCTATACAGCCTCCATCGGCTTTGATCAACGTTTTGCTATGGTTGATATCGCCGGCTCCTTGGCGCACGCCCAGATGCTGGCAAACCAAAAAATCATCAGCGCCCAAGATTTAGCCGATATTCAAAAAGGTATGGCTCAAATTAAGAGTGAAATTGAGGCTGGTGAATTCGACTGGCAATTAGCGCTTGAAGATGTGCATCTCAATATTGAGGCCCGCCTCACAGCATTAGTTGGTGATGCTGGCAAACGTTTACATACTGGCCGTTCACGTAACGATCAAGTGGCAACCGATTTACGCCTCTGGCTACGCGGTAGCGTAGATGAGATTGCCGCTACTTTAAAAATGCTGCGTTTGGCTTTGCTAGATTTAGCAGAGAAGCATGCTGCAACCATCATGCCAGGTCACACCCATTTACAAGTGGCGCAACCCATTACTTTTGGTCATCACTTAATGGCCTATTACGAAATGTTTAGTCGTGATGCAAGTCGTCTTGCAGATTTACGTGCTCGCTTTAATCGCTTGCCTTTAGGCGCTGCTGCATTGGCAGGCACTACCTACCCAATCGATCGTGAACAAGTAGCTAAAAATCTGGGTTTTGATGGCATCTGCAATAACTCATTAGACGCGGTATCTGATCGCGACTTTGCTATTGAGTTCTGCGCCTTCGCATCGATCCTAATGATGCATATCTCCCGCCTCTCTGAAGAGCTGGTGCTGTGGCTGAGTCCACGCTTTGGCTTTATTGATTTACCAGATCGCTTTTGCACTGGTAGCTCCATCATGCCGCAGAAAAAGAATCCCGACGTCCCAGAATTGGCACGTGGCAAGACCGGCCGTGTCTATGGTGACTTGATCTCTTTACTAACGTTGATGAAGAGTCAGCCGCTTGCATACAACAAAGATAATCAAGAAGATAAAGAACCACTATTTGATGCGGTTGATACAGTGCAAGACACTTTACGTATCTTTGCCGATATGGTTCCGCATATCGAAGTAAAAGCTGATGTTATGAAAGCGGCCGCTGAAGAGGGTTTTGCAACGGCGACAGACTTGGCTGACTACTTGGTGAAAAAGGGCTTGGCCTTCCGTGATGCCCATGAGGCTGTGGCACATGCTGTTAAAGCTTGTGTCGGCAGAAATTGCATGTTGACCGATTTAAGTCTTTCCGAATTGCGCTTTGCATGTGGCTTAGATAATCGCCCTGAGATGATCAGTGATGATGTCTTTGCGTTGTTAACGGTGGATGGCTCCGTGCAATCTCGCCAACATGCAGGTGGCACAGCTCCCGCACAAGTCCTTGCTGCAATCAAACGGGGTCGTGCTGACCTCTAA